In the Prochlorococcus marinus CUG1438 genome, ATGGAAGAAGTAGCAAGAGGAAGATTAATCATCCCAGCTAATATTAATCATTTGAATCTTGAGCCAATGTCTATTGGTATAGCTTCTAGATGTAAAGTTAATGCAAATATTGGTGCTTCTCCTAATGCAAGTGATATTAATGAAGAAGTAGAAAAGCTTAGGCTGGCCGTTAAATATGGGGCTGATACGGTTATGGATCTTTCTACTGGAGGAGTAAATTTAGATGAAGTGCGCCAAGCTATTATTAATGAATCCCCTGTACCTATTGGAACTGTCCCTGTTTACCAAGCTTTAGAAAGCGTACATGGTTCAATAGATAGACTAACTGAAGACGATTTCCTTCATATTATTGAAAAACATTGTCAGCAGGGCGTTGATTATCAAACTATTCATGCTGGATTATTGATTGAGCATCTGCCAAAAGTTAAAGGAAGAATTACAGGAATCGTAAGTAGAGGGGGAGGTATTTTGGCCCAATGGATGTTACATCATTTTAAGCAAAACCCTCTTTATACAAGATTTGATGATATTTGCGAGATTTTTAAAAAATATGATTGCACTTTTTCTTTAGGTGATTCACTTAGGCCTGGATGTTTGCATGATGCTTCTGATGATGCTCAGCTTGCTGAATTAAAGACTTTAGGAGAGCTTACTAGAAGAGCATGGGAACATAATGTTCAAGTAATGGTTGAGGGTCCCGGTCATGTACCTATGGATCAAATTGAGTTTAACGTGAGGAAGCAGATGGAAGAATGTTCAGAAGCGCCCTTTTACGTACTTGGCCCATTAGTAACAGATATATCTCCTGGATATGATCATATATCAAGTGCTATAGGGGCGGCTATGGCAGGCTGGTATGGAACTTCTATGTTGTGTTATGTAACCCCAAAAGAACATTTAGGTCTTCCAAATGCAGAAGATGTACGAGAAGGATTAATTGCCTATAAGATAGCCGCACATGCCGCGGACATAGCAAGACATCGAGCTGGAGCTCGTGATAGAGATGACGAACTTAGTCATGCAAGGTATAACTTTGATTGGAATAAACAATTCGAACTCTCATTAGATCCAGAAAGAGCAAAGCAATATCATGATGAGACATTACCTCAAGAAATCTTTAAAAAGGCCGAATTTTGTTCAATGTGTGGTCCTAAGCATTGCCCGATGAATTCAAAAATTTCTGATGAATCTCTTGATGAACTTAAGGATAGACTGGAGCAATGTAATACTTCAGTATAATGAGAAATTAATTGCTATAAAATTTCTTTTGTTTTGTTGACCACGTTTTCGACAGTAAATCCAAAATTTTTCATACATTCTCCACCTGGTGCTGAAGCACCAAACCTATCCATAGTTATACAAATCCCATCAAAACCTGTATATTTATGCCAACCAAAGGAATGGGCAGCTTCTACTACAACTCTCTTTTTCACACTACTTGGTAAAACACTTTCTTTGTAACTTTCTTCTTGCTCTTCGAAAAGTTCTACACAAGGCATAGAAACAACTCTAATTTTTTTACCTAAGCTTGAAATTTCCTTACCTGCTTCAATGCAAAGATTCAGTTCGCTTCCGGTCCCAATAAATATTAGATCTGGTGTTCCTTCGCAATCAGAAACCACATATCCTCCTAGAGCAACTTTATCGATAGAAGTATTTTCTTGATTTGGCATACCTTGTCTACTTAAACAAAGGGCAGAGGGTCTTTTCCGATTTTGAATAGCAAGCTTATAAGCTCCACTTGTCTCATTCCCATCTCCTGGTCTGAAAACTAGCATGTTAGGCATAGCACGAAGAGAAGGGATAGTTTCAATAGGTTGATGTGTTGGACCGTCTTCTCCTACACCAATTGAATCATGGGTTAATACATAGATTACTCCTAACTCACTGAGTGCTGAAAGC is a window encoding:
- the thiC gene encoding phosphomethylpyrimidine synthase ThiC; this encodes MRSSWIKPRLGKSNVTQMNFARNGYITEEMSFVAKKENLPASLIMEEVARGRLIIPANINHLNLEPMSIGIASRCKVNANIGASPNASDINEEVEKLRLAVKYGADTVMDLSTGGVNLDEVRQAIINESPVPIGTVPVYQALESVHGSIDRLTEDDFLHIIEKHCQQGVDYQTIHAGLLIEHLPKVKGRITGIVSRGGGILAQWMLHHFKQNPLYTRFDDICEIFKKYDCTFSLGDSLRPGCLHDASDDAQLAELKTLGELTRRAWEHNVQVMVEGPGHVPMDQIEFNVRKQMEECSEAPFYVLGPLVTDISPGYDHISSAIGAAMAGWYGTSMLCYVTPKEHLGLPNAEDVREGLIAYKIAAHAADIARHRAGARDRDDELSHARYNFDWNKQFELSLDPERAKQYHDETLPQEIFKKAEFCSMCGPKHCPMNSKISDESLDELKDRLEQCNTSV